From a region of the Geothrix sp. 21YS21S-2 genome:
- a CDS encoding D-2-hydroxyacid dehydrogenase: MRRLAVIHHRHMDWVPALREAEPRLDIRGWHPREAGEAEWLAEAEGLFAWKLPEGLAARMPRLAWVQNSGAGVDHLVADPSIPPGVPITRADGQFGLWMARYVAFHLLAGAQRPDECREAQTARAWNPRLIPEDLTGRTALVVGFGRIGRQIGRSLRELGLDVRGFVRTPREDLEFPLHGTADLPNLLPAARLLVLCAPLTPETRGLVDARLLAHGHGGLTLVNVGRGEQVVVPDLIEALDAGRLGRAVLDVFPSEPLEADSPLWGHPKVTVTPHHSGPSTPRAMVPDLLPNLRRFAEGLAIEGAVDRKLGY; encoded by the coding sequence ATGCGACGACTGGCCGTCATCCACCACCGCCACATGGACTGGGTCCCCGCCCTGCGGGAGGCCGAACCCCGCCTGGACATCCGCGGCTGGCACCCCCGGGAGGCCGGCGAGGCCGAATGGCTGGCGGAGGCCGAGGGCCTCTTCGCGTGGAAGCTTCCCGAGGGCCTGGCCGCTCGCATGCCCCGGCTGGCCTGGGTGCAGAACAGCGGGGCCGGGGTGGACCATCTGGTGGCCGACCCCTCCATCCCCCCCGGCGTACCCATCACCCGGGCCGACGGCCAGTTCGGCCTCTGGATGGCCCGCTACGTGGCCTTCCACCTCCTGGCCGGCGCCCAGCGCCCCGACGAATGCCGGGAGGCCCAGACGGCGCGCGCCTGGAACCCCCGGCTCATCCCCGAGGACCTCACCGGCCGCACCGCCCTGGTGGTGGGCTTCGGCCGCATCGGCCGGCAGATAGGCCGTTCGCTTAGGGAACTGGGCCTGGACGTGCGGGGCTTCGTGCGGACCCCCCGGGAGGACCTGGAATTCCCGCTCCACGGCACCGCCGACCTGCCGAACCTGCTACCGGCAGCTCGCCTGCTGGTCCTCTGCGCCCCCCTGACCCCGGAAACCCGGGGCCTCGTGGACGCCCGCCTGCTTGCCCACGGCCACGGCGGGCTCACCCTGGTGAACGTGGGCCGGGGCGAGCAGGTGGTGGTCCCCGACCTGATCGAGGCCCTGGACGCGGGGCGGCTGGGCCGGGCCGTCCTGGATGTCTTCCCTTCCGAACCCCTGGAAGCGGATTCGCCCCTCTGGGGCCACCCGAAGGTGACGGTCACGCCCCACCACTCGGGACCGTCCACGCCCCGGGCCATGGTTCCTGACCTGCTGCCGAACCTGCGGAGGTTCGCGGAAGGACTGGCGATCGAAGGCGCGGTGGACCGGAAGCTGGGGTACTAG
- a CDS encoding GxxExxY protein yields the protein MVERTPDPKGEVMGRHWGEDWGDNHPHRDITEAIILAAIRVQIVLGPGLLENACKACLAHELRLAGHQALREVHLDITYKGLCVENAYIMDLVADHKGVIEAKAIATFSDADFAQLNSCLHFANSKAGLLIHFHNWPLKDGGIKRLVNTKP from the coding sequence ATGGTTGAGCGCACGCCTGACCCGAAGGGGGAGGTCATGGGTCGGCATTGGGGTGAAGATTGGGGCGACAACCATCCCCATCGGGATATCACCGAAGCCATCATTCTCGCTGCCATCAGGGTGCAGATCGTTCTGGGGCCTGGACTCCTGGAAAATGCCTGCAAGGCTTGCCTCGCCCATGAACTCAGGTTGGCCGGACACCAGGCCCTTCGCGAGGTTCACCTCGATATCACCTACAAGGGCTTGTGCGTCGAGAATGCCTACATCATGGATCTCGTCGCGGACCACAAAGGGGTCATCGAGGCAAAGGCCATCGCCACGTTTTCGGACGCGGACTTCGCCCAATTGAACAGTTGCCTCCACTTCGCCAACTCCAAAGCGGGCCTGCTGATCCATTTCCATAACTGGCCCCTCAAAGACGGGGGCATCAAGCGACTCGTCAACACCAAGCCCTGA
- a CDS encoding DUF3857 domain-containing protein, translated as MPIKFLLCAAALAFLCPSLRAQTEGRPQAEAAVFDHKKTRVTFELDGTSVQEISAEARVLNEGGVKALAILKLPYLTGSQALDVDAVRVRKADGTVVTTPDQNIQDLPAEISRTAPMYSDLHEKHVLVKGLGVGDVLELAYRLRTIRPEFPGHFWFQYSPSETDATREETLEVRVPPAVGLKVNSPAWNPVVATLGGYRVYTWTRVTAAPAAKAPVRRMEAPLPAVQLSNFQSWEEVGRWFWDLQRPRIAPTPRLQAKAAELTRGLARDEDRIRALYDFVALKFHYISISFGLGRYQPHSADEVLENGYGDCKDKHCLLTALLKAAGFEAWPVLMGAGGRLDPGMPSPGAFNHVFTVVPLGKRLLWMDSTQEAAPMGFLNFFERDRQGLVAPPEGPASLRLVPADDAFRTGVGILTRGAYQADGTFKGHTEQTCTGDFDLTMRTFFRSCPPAQWKEILKANTAMPGTSWEMENLVPSPIEATGEPFHFGFDLTVRSTLGDNPDRIIVPPLGRLESFQLPPSDAKIPLVLGFPGEYRMRAEMTLPKGWQPALPAPVSLTCPVADFTATATMKDGTLTVEKVLVSRVAEVPARDMDTFREFLAGVRREGMAFQALNGNGAARPAGPRAENRSPHEIQGSVFLDQGKPAQAIGEFQQALAADPDSVMGHFGLAAAYALKHQGAEAVAEGMKMLRLAPRAIQPAEFLGRTFYAQLLPGETREYLTEAVRTMPEAVKLRLFLGCTLVKTDRRVEGLETLKALLAGDHPDKEDLNEAAYALAEADLDLDQALAWSRKAVQLIEGECAGLTVLDRASRNKLQTLANFWDTLGWIHFRRGEQAPAIRFLEAAWALGQHWVPGDHLAQAFQKQGRKAEAEDLFLMASVCPGAELGIIGPHYQALTGRPLPERRPDAELKRVKARTYLLPSRAKGDGYAQFDVKLSGKGFEGASFVYGYAALKADADKLGQVDFRKLFPDEGPQRILLRGILTTGGKASRFIVTPLEEALQTARIPGKEAAAKRPSKR; from the coding sequence ATGCCCATCAAGTTCCTCCTGTGCGCCGCAGCCTTGGCGTTCCTGTGCCCCTCCCTGCGGGCGCAGACGGAAGGGAGGCCCCAGGCGGAGGCGGCCGTCTTCGACCACAAGAAGACCCGGGTGACCTTCGAACTGGACGGGACCTCCGTCCAGGAGATCTCGGCCGAGGCCCGGGTGCTGAACGAGGGCGGGGTCAAGGCGCTCGCCATCCTCAAGCTCCCCTACCTCACCGGCTCCCAGGCCCTCGACGTGGACGCGGTCCGGGTTCGCAAGGCGGACGGCACGGTGGTCACGACCCCCGATCAGAACATCCAGGACCTGCCCGCCGAGATCTCCCGCACGGCGCCGATGTACAGCGACCTCCACGAGAAGCACGTCCTGGTCAAGGGGCTGGGCGTCGGAGACGTCCTGGAGTTGGCCTACCGCCTGAGGACCATCAGGCCCGAGTTCCCCGGACACTTCTGGTTCCAGTACAGCCCATCCGAGACCGACGCCACCCGGGAGGAGACCCTCGAAGTCCGCGTGCCCCCCGCCGTCGGGCTCAAGGTGAACAGCCCGGCCTGGAATCCGGTGGTGGCGACCCTGGGCGGCTACCGGGTCTACACCTGGACCCGCGTCACGGCTGCGCCGGCGGCCAAGGCGCCGGTCCGCAGGATGGAAGCGCCCCTTCCCGCCGTGCAGCTTTCCAATTTCCAGTCCTGGGAGGAGGTGGGCCGGTGGTTCTGGGACCTCCAGCGTCCGCGCATCGCCCCGACGCCCCGGCTCCAGGCGAAAGCCGCCGAACTCACGCGGGGATTGGCGAGGGACGAGGACAGGATCCGGGCCCTCTACGATTTCGTGGCCCTGAAGTTCCACTACATCTCCATCTCCTTCGGCCTCGGACGGTACCAGCCCCACAGCGCGGACGAGGTGCTGGAAAACGGCTACGGCGATTGCAAGGACAAGCACTGCCTGCTGACGGCCCTGCTCAAGGCCGCGGGCTTCGAGGCCTGGCCGGTGCTCATGGGCGCCGGCGGCCGCCTGGACCCCGGCATGCCTTCGCCGGGCGCCTTCAACCATGTCTTCACCGTCGTCCCCCTGGGGAAGCGCCTCCTCTGGATGGACTCGACCCAGGAGGCGGCCCCGATGGGCTTCCTGAACTTCTTCGAACGGGACCGGCAGGGGCTGGTGGCGCCCCCGGAAGGGCCGGCCTCGCTGCGCCTCGTCCCGGCCGACGACGCCTTCAGGACCGGCGTCGGGATCCTGACCCGGGGAGCCTACCAGGCCGATGGCACCTTCAAAGGCCACACGGAACAGACCTGCACCGGCGACTTCGACCTGACCATGAGAACCTTCTTCCGGTCCTGCCCACCCGCCCAGTGGAAGGAGATTCTCAAGGCGAACACCGCCATGCCCGGCACCTCCTGGGAGATGGAGAACCTGGTGCCGTCGCCGATCGAGGCCACCGGAGAACCTTTCCATTTCGGCTTCGACCTCACGGTCCGGAGCACCCTCGGGGACAATCCCGACCGCATCATCGTTCCGCCCCTGGGCCGGCTCGAGTCCTTCCAGCTTCCGCCGAGCGACGCGAAGATCCCGCTGGTCCTGGGCTTCCCCGGGGAATACCGCATGAGGGCGGAAATGACCCTTCCCAAGGGCTGGCAGCCCGCCCTGCCCGCGCCCGTTTCGTTGACCTGCCCCGTCGCGGACTTCACCGCCACGGCCACGATGAAGGACGGAACCCTCACCGTGGAGAAGGTGCTGGTGTCGAGGGTGGCCGAAGTCCCGGCCCGGGACATGGACACCTTCCGGGAATTCCTGGCGGGGGTCCGCAGGGAAGGGATGGCCTTCCAGGCGCTCAACGGCAACGGCGCCGCCAGGCCCGCCGGCCCCCGGGCGGAGAACCGGTCGCCGCACGAGATCCAGGGCAGCGTGTTCCTCGACCAAGGCAAGCCGGCACAGGCCATCGGGGAATTCCAGCAGGCGCTGGCGGCCGACCCGGACAGCGTCATGGGGCACTTCGGCCTGGCCGCCGCCTACGCCCTGAAGCACCAGGGCGCCGAGGCCGTGGCGGAAGGGATGAAGATGCTCCGCCTGGCCCCCCGGGCCATCCAGCCGGCCGAATTCCTGGGGCGGACCTTCTACGCCCAGCTCCTGCCCGGGGAGACGCGGGAATACCTGACCGAGGCCGTGCGGACCATGCCGGAGGCGGTCAAGCTCCGTTTGTTCCTGGGCTGCACGCTCGTTAAGACGGACCGCCGGGTGGAGGGCCTGGAGACCCTCAAGGCCCTCCTGGCCGGGGACCACCCGGACAAGGAAGACCTGAACGAAGCGGCCTACGCCTTGGCCGAGGCGGACCTGGACCTGGACCAGGCCCTGGCGTGGTCCCGGAAGGCCGTCCAGCTCATCGAAGGGGAGTGCGCCGGCCTGACGGTCCTGGACCGGGCCTCCCGGAACAAGCTGCAGACCCTGGCCAATTTCTGGGACACCCTGGGCTGGATCCATTTCCGGCGCGGAGAGCAGGCCCCGGCGATCCGGTTCCTGGAGGCCGCCTGGGCCCTCGGCCAGCATTGGGTCCCGGGCGACCACCTCGCCCAGGCGTTCCAGAAGCAGGGCCGGAAGGCGGAGGCGGAGGACCTGTTCCTGATGGCCTCCGTCTGTCCAGGGGCGGAACTGGGGATCATCGGTCCGCACTACCAGGCCCTCACGGGGAGACCCTTGCCTGAGCGGAGGCCGGATGCCGAGCTGAAACGGGTGAAGGCCCGGACCTACCTCCTGCCTTCCAGGGCGAAGGGGGACGGCTACGCGCAGTTCGACGTGAAGCTTTCCGGGAAGGGCTTCGAAGGCGCAAGCTTCGTGTACGGGTACGCGGCCCTCAAGGCCGACGCGGACAAACTCGGGCAGGTCGACTTCCGGAAACTGTTCCCGGACGAAGGCCCGCAAAGGATCCTTCTGCGGGGCATCCTCACCACCGGCGGCAAGGCGTCACGTTTCATCGTCACCCCCCTGGAGGAGGCGCTGCAGACGGCGCGGATCCCAGGCAAGGAGGCAGCCGCCAAAAGGCCGTCCAAGCGGTGA
- a CDS encoding protein-L-isoaspartate(D-aspartate) O-methyltransferase, whose amino-acid sequence MVKNQIEARGVDDPRVLEAMATLPRHRFVDASQEAAAYEDHPLPIGRGQTISQPYIVAFMAEALALSGTEKVLEVGCGCGYMAAVLARLCRKVFGIELEADLLRRAAANLEDLGVANATVRCGDGKLGWRSEAPFDAIVVSCAADVIPPDLWEQLAEGGRMLLPLAVHPTHQDLVLVHKTAAGAVTRNLLPVVFVPLR is encoded by the coding sequence ATGGTGAAAAACCAGATCGAGGCCCGGGGCGTGGACGACCCCCGGGTGCTGGAGGCCATGGCCACCCTGCCCCGCCACCGCTTCGTGGACGCTTCCCAGGAGGCCGCGGCCTACGAGGACCATCCCCTCCCCATCGGGCGGGGCCAGACCATCTCCCAGCCCTACATCGTGGCCTTCATGGCCGAGGCCCTGGCGCTCTCGGGCACCGAGAAGGTGCTGGAAGTGGGCTGCGGCTGCGGCTACATGGCCGCGGTGCTGGCCAGGCTCTGCCGGAAGGTGTTCGGCATCGAGCTGGAGGCGGACCTTTTGCGCAGGGCCGCCGCGAACCTGGAGGACCTGGGGGTCGCCAACGCCACCGTGCGCTGCGGCGACGGCAAGCTGGGATGGCGGTCGGAGGCGCCCTTCGACGCGATCGTCGTCAGCTGCGCGGCGGACGTCATCCCGCCGGACCTGTGGGAGCAGCTCGCGGAGGGGGGGCGGATGCTGCTGCCGCTGGCGGTGCATCCCACGCACCAGGACCTGGTGCTGGTGCACAAGACCGCCGCGGGGGCGGTCACGAGGAACCTGCTGCCGGTGGTGTTCGTTCCGCTGCGGTGA
- a CDS encoding DUF2911 domain-containing protein — MRTVILSAAFAAVLSLPAQQTMVKPYQPSPGASVTQTMGNSTVKIDYSRPGVKGRKIWGGLVPFGEVWRTGANNATVITFSDPVKIEGKDLAAGSYAFFAIPGPKAWTLIFNRNVKQWGAYDYKATEDALRVEATPGSLAAPEEYLQYSIHMKSLEALRVELAWEKLSVGFDVTLDTPGLYWAYLEKTLAGARPEEHIPFLQGARYCLNNEVHLDKGMEWIDRSLKAKEVYSNLDTKARYLHKAGKKAEALATLQKAIDLATAAKTPQEYLDGLAKTRAEWSAK, encoded by the coding sequence ATGAGAACCGTCATCCTTTCCGCCGCCTTCGCGGCCGTCCTGAGCCTTCCGGCCCAGCAGACGATGGTGAAACCCTACCAGCCCAGCCCCGGCGCCAGCGTCACCCAGACGATGGGAAACAGCACCGTGAAGATCGACTACTCCCGTCCCGGCGTCAAGGGGCGGAAGATCTGGGGCGGCCTGGTGCCCTTCGGCGAGGTGTGGCGCACGGGCGCCAACAACGCGACGGTCATCACCTTCAGCGACCCGGTGAAGATCGAAGGGAAGGACCTGGCGGCGGGTTCCTACGCCTTCTTCGCCATCCCGGGCCCCAAGGCCTGGACCCTCATCTTCAACAGGAACGTCAAGCAGTGGGGCGCCTACGACTACAAGGCCACGGAGGACGCCCTCCGGGTGGAGGCGACGCCCGGGTCCCTGGCCGCTCCGGAAGAGTACCTCCAGTATTCGATCCATATGAAATCCCTGGAGGCGCTGCGCGTGGAGCTGGCGTGGGAGAAGCTGTCCGTGGGCTTCGACGTGACCCTGGACACCCCGGGCCTCTACTGGGCCTACCTGGAGAAGACCCTGGCCGGCGCCAGGCCCGAGGAGCACATCCCCTTCCTGCAGGGGGCCCGCTACTGCCTGAACAACGAGGTCCACCTGGACAAGGGCATGGAGTGGATCGACCGGTCCCTGAAGGCCAAGGAGGTCTACAGCAACCTGGACACCAAGGCCCGGTACCTCCACAAGGCCGGGAAGAAGGCCGAGGCCCTGGCCACCCTGCAGAAGGCCATCGACCTGGCCACCGCCGCCAAGACCCCCCAGGAGTACCTGGACGGCCTGGCCAAGACCAGGGCGGAGTGGTCCGCCAAGTAG
- a CDS encoding radical SAM protein, whose translation MRFKINEIFTSIQGEGSRAGRPCLFIRLTGCPLRCVYCDTTYAFFEGNFMELEAILAQVRETLGPPRKGPNAPFVELTGGEPLAHRDAPVLLEALLGLGYEVALETAGSHDIRLVDERVVKIVDRKTPGSGEVDRWLDSNLDHLVPGQDELKFVLCDPEDYAWAKAWCEEKGVLDRFDVLFSPVWGSLDPAWLAERIVEDGLPVRFQLQLHKLVWGAEKRGV comes from the coding sequence GTGCGCTTCAAGATCAATGAAATATTCACATCGATCCAGGGGGAGGGCTCCAGGGCCGGCCGGCCCTGCCTTTTCATCCGGCTCACGGGATGCCCCCTGCGCTGCGTGTACTGCGACACCACCTACGCCTTCTTCGAGGGCAACTTCATGGAACTGGAGGCGATCCTCGCCCAGGTCCGGGAGACCCTCGGCCCCCCCCGGAAGGGGCCCAACGCCCCTTTCGTGGAACTCACCGGCGGCGAGCCCCTGGCCCACCGGGACGCCCCGGTCCTGCTGGAGGCCCTGCTGGGCCTGGGCTACGAGGTGGCCCTGGAGACCGCCGGCAGCCACGACATCCGCCTCGTGGACGAGCGGGTGGTGAAGATCGTGGACCGCAAGACCCCCGGCAGCGGGGAGGTGGACCGCTGGCTGGACTCCAACCTGGACCACCTGGTGCCCGGCCAGGACGAGCTGAAGTTCGTCCTGTGCGATCCGGAGGACTACGCCTGGGCCAAGGCCTGGTGCGAGGAGAAGGGGGTCCTGGACCGCTTCGACGTGCTCTTCAGCCCCGTGTGGGGGAGCCTGGACCCGGCGTGGCTGGCGGAGCGGATCGTCGAGGACGGCCTCCCCGTGCGGTTCCAGCTCCAGCTCCACAAGCTTGTGTGGGGGGCGGAGAAGCGGGGGGTCTAG
- a CDS encoding SDR family oxidoreductase, translating to MNKTAWEDRTWWLLVGGRRRLGRELAQALAKGHNLILTTSVSWDQEEAWIAELSKQTQVRCLLWDAASPDLVHTMMADLEALGAEGVKVNSCVVVGGTFPESPLGTWTPASLEETWRLNLSFPLLAAQQVAPHMADGGCIQFLLDTAIHRPFLKRLPYTAAKSGVAALVPGLARALAPRVRVVGHALGTVLPDAREDTAALASRSLLGAVGTPEDLVRALRYAAGSPYLTGEILTLDGGTRWV from the coding sequence ATGAACAAAACCGCGTGGGAAGACCGGACCTGGTGGCTGCTCGTGGGCGGCCGGAGGAGGCTGGGTCGCGAGCTCGCGCAGGCGCTTGCGAAGGGACACAACCTGATACTGACCACCTCCGTCTCCTGGGATCAGGAGGAGGCCTGGATCGCTGAACTTTCCAAACAGACTCAAGTAAGGTGCTTGCTTTGGGATGCCGCAAGTCCTGATCTTGTCCACACGATGATGGCAGATCTGGAGGCCCTGGGGGCGGAAGGCGTGAAGGTAAATTCCTGTGTCGTGGTGGGGGGGACCTTCCCCGAAAGCCCCCTGGGCACCTGGACCCCGGCCAGCCTGGAGGAGACCTGGCGCCTGAACCTGAGCTTCCCCCTTCTGGCGGCCCAGCAGGTGGCGCCGCACATGGCCGACGGGGGGTGCATCCAGTTCCTGCTGGACACGGCCATCCACAGGCCCTTCCTGAAGCGCCTGCCCTACACCGCCGCCAAGTCCGGCGTGGCGGCCCTGGTGCCCGGCCTGGCCCGGGCCCTGGCCCCCCGGGTGCGGGTGGTGGGCCACGCCCTGGGCACGGTCCTGCCCGATGCCCGCGAGGACACCGCGGCCCTGGCCTCCCGCAGCCTCCTCGGCGCCGTGGGCACCCCGGAGGACCTGGTCCGGGCCCTGCGCTACGCCGCCGGGAGCCCCTACCTCACCGGCGAGATCCTCACCCTGGACGGGGGCACCCGCTGGGTATGA